From a single Vitis vinifera cultivar Pinot Noir 40024 chromosome 18, ASM3070453v1 genomic region:
- the LOC100255841 gene encoding LOB domain-containing protein 38, giving the protein MSCNGCRVLRKGCSDSCILRTCLQWIENPEAQGYATLFVSKFFGRSDLMSFISAVPENKRPALFQSLLFEACGRTVNPVNGAVGLLWTGNWHVCQAAVDTVLAGGTLRPIPGILAGPIKPGFDEASATFCTDAWKLRDAYSLSKPFMRDNASEEAKRIETQPPHLGISATARFSNKINAGRGKRSGTSFCSEGSSGTMSYDGSDDDRNMSGCQERKLLNLFI; this is encoded by the exons ATGAGTTGCAACGGGTGCCGCGTTCTTCGAAAGGGATGCAGCGACTCATGCATTCTGAGGACGTGCCTCCAATGGATCGAGAACCCTGAGGCTCAAGGCTACGCCACCTTGTTCGTCTCTAAGTTCTTCGGCCGCAGCGATCTCATGTCCTTCATTTCTGCGGTGCCCGAGAACAAGAGGCCTG CTCTGTTTCAGTCTCTTTTGTTCGAAGCCTGTGGGCGCACTGTGAATCCAGTGAACGGCGCCGTCGGTCTTCTCTGGACTGGTAATTGGCACGTGTGCCAGGCAGCGGTGGACACAGTTCTCGCCGGAGGCACCTTGCGGCCGATTCCCGGAATTCTGGCCGGACCGATCAAACCAGGTTTCGATGAAGCTTCTGCGACGTTCTGTACCGACGCGTGGAAGCTACGTGACGCATACTCGCTGTCGAAACCGTTCATGCGTGACAATGCCTCTGAGGAAGCCAAAAGAATTGAGACTCAACCGCCTCACCTCGGAATCTCCGCGACGGCGCGCTTCTCGAACAAGATCAACGCCGGGAGAGGGAAGAGGTCGGGTACATCGTTTTGTTCGGAAGGATCATCGGGAACGATGAGCTACGATGGAAGTGACGATGATCGTAACATGTCTGGATGCCAAGAGCGGAAGCTTCTCAACCTTTTTATCTGA